The nucleotide sequence CCTGAGATGGTGACACTTGACCATTACCTGATCCTCTCCGCGCTGCTATTCGCGATCGGCACATCCGGCGTGTTCCTCCGGCGGAACGTCATCACGCTGCTGTTGTCGATCGAGATC is from Luteitalea sp. and encodes:
- a CDS encoding NADH-quinone oxidoreductase subunit K, coding for MVTLDHYLILSALLFAIGTSGVFLRRNVITLLLSIEI